One Setaria italica strain Yugu1 chromosome II, Setaria_italica_v2.0, whole genome shotgun sequence DNA segment encodes these proteins:
- the LOC101781006 gene encoding coumaroyl-CoA:anthocyanidin 3-O-glucoside-6''-O-coumaroyltransferase 2 has protein sequence MAPPSSPPDVRLVDRIRVSPAPSDSAQEHALPLTFFDVAWLFTGPVERLFFFRHPDPSSALPLLRSSLPVALRRFYPLAGTIRPHAPFLCSYARGADALTLVVAEFDSPDDFDHLVARAPRDLSRIRALVPQLPPPGDDGAFALAALQVTVFPGRGLCLGVSVHHAACDDASTMHFVRTWAAACRLGLESGDGSGDATLPPPPVLDRSLVADPDDLRGKTLAGMARLAPPPPPPPQQQQEEQTPMVMASFLLPRHQIDRIKEGAAARSDAKASSFVAASALAWVCLLKSGSAGVAGAERSHMLFSAECRSRLAPPLPAEYFGNCLRPCFVEAATADLLSGDTADGVAAAASAIGSAIREMEQGVLEGAEGWLGRVLSVLPERPMSVGGSPRHGVYETTDFGWGRPARVEMVSVEKTPGTVALADSPEGDGGIELGVVLPPDAMDAFASCFADALGGATI, from the coding sequence ATGGCGCCCCCGTCGTCCCCGCCGGACGTGCGCCTGGTCGACCGGATCCGcgtctcgccggcgccgtccgaTTCCGCGCAAGAGCACGCGCTGCCGCTGACCTTCTTCGACGTGGCCTGGCTCTTCACCGGCCCCGTCGAGCgcctcttcttcttccgccACCCGGACCCGTCATCCGCGCTTCCGCTCCTCCGATCCTCGCTCCCCGTCGCACTCCGCCGCTTCTACCCGCTCGCCGGCACCATCAGGCCCCACGCGCCCTTCCTCTGCTCATACGCCCGCGGCGCCGACGCCCTCACCCTGGTCGTCGCCGAGTTCGACAGCCCCGACGACTTCGACCACCTCGTCGCCAGGGCGCCCAGGGACCTGTCCCGGATCCGCGCACTCGTGCCGCAGCTCCCGCCGCCGGGGGACGACGGGGCGTTCGCGCTCGCCGCCTTGCAGGTCACCGTCTTCCCCGGCCGCGGCCTCTGCCTCGGCGTCTCCGTCCACCATGCCGCCTGCGACGACGCCTCCACCATGCACTTCGTCCGCACCtgggccgccgcctgccgcctaGGCCTCGAGAGCGGCGACGGATCCGGGGACGCCActctgccgccgcccccggtgCTGGACCGCTCCCTCGTCGCCGACCCGGATGACCTGCGCGGGAAGACGCTCGCCGGGATGGCGCGCCtcgcccctcctccgccgcctccgcctcagcagcagcaggaagagCAAACGCCGATGGTGATGGCGTCGTTCCTGCTGCCGCGCCACCAGATCGACCGCATcaaggagggcgcggcggcgaggtcggatGCCAAGGCGTCGTCGTtcgtggcggcgtcggcgctggCGTGGGTGTGCCTCCTCAAGTCCGGATCCGCGGGCGTCGCGGGGGCGGAGCGCAGCCACATGCTCTTCTCCGCCGAGTGCCGGTCCAggctggcgccgccgctgcccgccgaGTACTTCGGCAACTGCCTGCGCCCCTGCTTCGTGGAGGCCGCCACGGCAGACCTCCTCTCCGGCGACACGGCCGACGGCGTGGCCGCTGCGGCGTCGGCGATCGGGAGCGCGATCCGGGAGATGGAGCAGGGCGTGCTGGAGGGCGCGGAGGGGTGGCTGGGCAGGGTGCTGTCGGTGCTCCCGGAGCGGCCCATGTCGGTGGGCGGGTCACCCAGGCACGGCGTGTACGAGACCACGGACTTCgggtgggggcggccggcgagggtggagATGGTGTCGGTGGAGAAGACGCCAGGGACGGTGGCGCTGGCGGACAGCCCGGAGGGTGACGGCGGCATCGAGCTCGGGGTCGTGTTGCCGCCCGACGCCATGGACGCCTTCGCATCCTGCTTTGCCGATGCCCTCGGCGGCGCCACCATCTGA